The following proteins are co-located in the Microvirga ossetica genome:
- a CDS encoding ABC transporter transmembrane domain-containing protein — protein sequence MLRSDPAPDGNSAQTGRLSQFYRLLWRQSKQAQLLLIGLSLAIAMLASVPLYFQQTLINGLAYGSISLHQVLALGAQYSAASLLAVALKLYLQYRSAMLGETIVRRIRGRLLANHTRKRDAGDPTRTADGTVVSMLTAEAESVGLFVGEAITTPLLEFGTLLSVLTFIAMSEPLLGAFIVAVAMPQAVIVIAVQGPVNTLVKKRMERLRTAADRAIDAADPWPEATILEVFDDVLNLRRRIHIRKLSSKAALNALAALGIVGILILGGWLVLRGQTDVGTVVAALTGMTRIDRPWKNLIKFYRSLSMVRVRYGMLADALA from the coding sequence ATGCTTCGGTCGGATCCCGCTCCTGACGGTAACAGCGCGCAGACTGGTCGATTGTCCCAATTCTACCGGCTGCTCTGGCGTCAATCGAAACAGGCGCAACTCCTGCTGATCGGGCTCTCGCTCGCGATCGCCATGCTTGCTTCCGTGCCGCTCTACTTTCAGCAAACCCTGATCAACGGGCTGGCCTACGGCAGCATCTCGCTGCATCAGGTGCTGGCGCTCGGCGCCCAATACTCGGCGGCAAGCCTGCTCGCCGTGGCGCTCAAGCTCTATCTGCAATACCGCAGCGCGATGCTCGGCGAAACCATCGTGCGCCGCATCCGCGGCCGCCTCCTGGCCAATCATACCCGCAAGCGTGATGCCGGCGACCCGACCCGGACAGCGGACGGCACCGTGGTCAGCATGCTGACCGCCGAGGCCGAGAGCGTCGGCCTTTTCGTCGGCGAGGCGATCACGACGCCGCTCCTTGAGTTCGGGACCCTTCTGAGCGTGCTCACCTTCATCGCAATGAGCGAGCCGCTCCTGGGCGCGTTCATCGTGGCGGTCGCGATGCCGCAAGCCGTGATCGTGATCGCCGTCCAGGGACCGGTGAACACGTTGGTGAAGAAGCGCATGGAGCGTCTGCGCACGGCCGCGGATCGTGCCATCGATGCGGCGGACCCGTGGCCGGAGGCAACGATCCTGGAGGTGTTCGACGATGTCCTGAACCTCCGCCGGCGCATCCACATCCGCAAGCTGTCCTCGAAGGCGGCGCTCAATGCGCTGGCCGCCCTCGGCATCGTCGGCATCCTCATACTGGGAGGATGGCTCGTGCTCCGGGGCCAGACCGATGTCGGGACCGTGGTGGCCGCCCTGACCGGGATGACCCGCATCGATCGTCCCTGGAAGAACCTGATCAAGTTTTACCGCAGCTTGAGCATGGTCAGGGTGCGCTACGGGATGCTGGCGGACGCCCTCGCATGA
- a CDS encoding DUF1269 domain-containing protein, translating into MAELLVVGFDNLTDADRVLTELTRMQKEYLIDLEDAVVAIRSQDGAVRIKQSVNLVSLGAASGGLSGALWGGLIGLLFLNPLAGFAIGGAVGAGSGALSGNMIDYGINDDFIKSLGDTLKPETSALFLLIRKSQPEKVLAELKEFKGHVIRSSLSPEQEAKLQAALSRAHPPSASEGVEAAGTMAAHPA; encoded by the coding sequence ATGGCTGAACTGCTGGTCGTCGGGTTCGACAACCTGACCGATGCGGACCGGGTCCTGACCGAACTGACCCGGATGCAAAAGGAATACCTGATCGATCTCGAGGACGCCGTGGTCGCCATCCGCAGCCAGGATGGCGCGGTCCGCATCAAGCAGAGCGTCAACCTGGTGAGCCTCGGCGCCGCCTCCGGGGGGTTGTCCGGCGCGCTGTGGGGCGGCCTGATCGGTCTCCTGTTCCTCAATCCGCTCGCCGGGTTTGCCATCGGCGGGGCCGTCGGGGCCGGCTCGGGCGCCCTGTCGGGGAACATGATCGACTACGGCATCAACGACGACTTCATTAAGTCGCTCGGCGATACGCTGAAGCCCGAAACCTCGGCACTGTTCCTGCTGATCCGCAAGTCCCAGCCCGAGAAGGTGCTGGCCGAGCTGAAGGAGTTCAAGGGACACGTGATCCGCTCCTCGCTGTCGCCGGAGCAGGAAGCCAAGCTCCAGGCCGCCCTGTCGCGGGCGCACCCGCCGAGCGCGAGCGAGGGTGTGGAAGCCGCGGGCACGATGGCCGCTCATCCAGCCTGA
- a CDS encoding helix-turn-helix domain-containing protein — protein MVALNSWQGAILADHLLSLARELPSIPKAHWPMLGAVTCCLVQSCLVPAPGNPARTDTSRATALRERLRCVVRRNMNSPDFDPEALRRLVAMSRSKLYRIFEGVGGVARFIQDERLDAARQRLADIGDRTSIRALAGEVGFLEHSTFSRAFKLRYGSSPSKFREMVSAHHPLETRDHRHHAGSMP, from the coding sequence ATGGTGGCCCTGAATTCGTGGCAAGGTGCCATTCTTGCGGACCATCTCCTCTCGTTGGCCCGTGAGCTGCCCTCGATCCCGAAGGCGCACTGGCCGATGCTGGGTGCGGTGACCTGCTGTCTGGTTCAGAGCTGCCTCGTTCCCGCGCCGGGCAATCCCGCACGGACCGACACGTCGAGAGCCACGGCACTTCGCGAGCGTCTCCGCTGCGTCGTCAGACGGAACATGAACTCGCCGGATTTCGATCCGGAGGCGCTCAGACGGCTTGTCGCGATGTCGCGATCCAAGCTTTACCGTATTTTCGAGGGGGTTGGCGGCGTCGCGCGGTTCATCCAGGACGAGCGCCTCGACGCGGCCAGGCAACGCCTCGCCGACATCGGGGACAGGACCTCGATCAGGGCGCTGGCCGGTGAGGTCGGGTTCCTCGAACACTCGACCTTCAGCAGGGCGTTCAAGCTGAGATACGGCAGCAGTCCCTCGAAATTCAGGGAGATGGTTTCCGCCCATCATCCTCTCGAGACCCGTGACCATCGACATCACGCCGGGAGCATGCCTTGA
- a CDS encoding glycine zipper domain-containing protein: MQKIMTAIAAGALMLSVAACETPGERAVGGAAIGGLAGAAIGGAATGRAGGALAGGAIGAAGGAIVGSATAPRSRCPYGTFRDRWGNLRCR, translated from the coding sequence ATGCAAAAGATCATGACAGCCATAGCCGCCGGTGCGCTCATGCTCTCCGTCGCGGCTTGCGAGACCCCCGGCGAACGGGCCGTCGGCGGCGCCGCCATTGGCGGCCTCGCGGGTGCCGCGATCGGTGGAGCGGCGACAGGCCGGGCCGGCGGGGCCCTGGCCGGAGGGGCGATCGGTGCGGCCGGCGGTGCCATCGTCGGCAGCGCCACGGCCCCGCGGAGCCGCTGCCCCTATGGGACCTTCCGCGACCGATGGGGCAATCTCCGCTGCCGCTGA
- a CDS encoding S1C family serine protease, with translation MSTPSSNPSSLDAISDRIANLCDGIAPRLVVVHGPRRRSSTGIIWRPGLVLTAEEALEADEDILITRPDGNQVAASLVGRDPSTDIALLRTEEQPIANVPLADTSGLRAGHLVLAAGRQSEGLCAALGIVALAGGPWRSLRGGHIDRRIHLDVKLDTRSEGGVALDANGQILGMTVLGPRGRVLVIPSETLERVAQQLLTHGRIARGYLGLGLQSVRIDRTIADAAGLAEPKGLIVISVDPNGPGQRAGIKQGDILIRWDTDPLHSVRRVYTLLGPESVGRSITLGMLRGGEQISCTIVIAERPKPQE, from the coding sequence ATGTCCACCCCATCATCCAACCCCTCGTCGCTCGACGCCATCTCAGATCGCATCGCCAACCTTTGCGACGGAATCGCGCCGAGGCTTGTGGTCGTTCATGGCCCTCGACGCAGGTCCTCGACAGGCATCATCTGGCGTCCCGGACTGGTCCTCACCGCAGAAGAAGCGCTGGAAGCAGACGAGGATATTCTGATCACTCGTCCAGACGGAAACCAAGTCGCCGCAAGTCTCGTCGGTCGTGATCCAAGTACAGACATTGCCCTCCTGCGGACGGAGGAGCAGCCCATCGCCAATGTTCCCCTTGCAGACACGTCCGGGCTCCGCGCCGGACATCTTGTGCTTGCGGCAGGTCGTCAATCCGAGGGATTGTGCGCCGCTCTCGGCATTGTGGCTCTTGCAGGCGGCCCATGGAGAAGCCTCCGCGGCGGCCATATCGATCGAAGAATCCATCTGGATGTTAAACTCGACACCCGATCGGAGGGAGGAGTCGCGCTCGACGCCAATGGGCAGATCCTCGGAATGACAGTGCTCGGCCCCCGGGGACGGGTTCTGGTCATCCCGTCCGAGACGCTCGAGCGCGTGGCACAGCAATTGCTCACCCATGGCCGGATCGCTCGCGGCTATCTGGGCCTCGGCCTCCAGTCAGTGCGGATCGATCGGACCATCGCCGACGCGGCAGGGCTTGCAGAGCCCAAGGGGCTCATCGTCATCAGTGTGGATCCCAATGGCCCCGGGCAGAGAGCCGGGATCAAGCAGGGCGATATTCTCATCCGTTGGGATACCGATCCCCTGCACTCAGTCCGTCGCGTTTACACACTCCTCGGGCCCGAGAGCGTCGGTCGATCCATCACGCTTGGAATGCTGCGAGGGGGGGAGCAAATATCTTGCACTATCGTGATTGCAGAACGTCCCAAACCTCAAGAGTGA
- a CDS encoding peptidoglycan-binding domain-containing protein — MAEPVLKKGSTDPAVQDLQEALKILGHDPGPIDSVFGASTERAVRSFQQSKGIAADGVVGRVTWINIDEADQSEPVLRLGSTGLPVRRLQSRMSAVGFDTGGVDGRFSPKTETAVRQLQQRFDLAVDGVVGPKTWAVVAALENEGPAS, encoded by the coding sequence ATGGCGGAACCAGTTCTGAAGAAGGGTTCAACTGATCCCGCTGTGCAGGACTTGCAGGAGGCCCTCAAGATCCTCGGACATGATCCAGGGCCGATCGACAGTGTCTTCGGGGCCAGCACTGAGCGCGCAGTCCGATCCTTTCAGCAGTCAAAGGGCATCGCTGCGGATGGGGTCGTCGGCCGGGTCACGTGGATCAATATCGATGAAGCCGACCAGAGCGAGCCAGTTCTCCGCCTTGGCTCAACCGGCCTGCCAGTCCGCCGCCTTCAGAGTCGGATGAGTGCGGTTGGTTTCGACACAGGCGGGGTCGATGGACGCTTCAGCCCGAAAACAGAAACGGCAGTGAGACAGCTTCAGCAACGGTTTGATCTCGCTGTGGACGGCGTCGTGGGCCCGAAAACCTGGGCGGTTGTTGCTGCACTGGAGAACGAAGGGCCGGCGAGCTGA
- a CDS encoding response regulator → MTRILIADDHDVVRSGLQAILGDQPGWEVVAEAEDGRQAVELAAATQPDVAILDYQLPIMNGVEVTRQIRAFQPRTEVLIFTMHGSEPLIRELLEAGARGYLLKSDARRFLLPAVETLARHQPFFTGRVSEALLAAYLAKAAPPGDALSPRERSVLQLIAEGRTNKEVAQLLAINLKTAESHRAAAMRKVNAHCTADVVRYAIRNKLVEL, encoded by the coding sequence ATGACCCGCATCCTGATCGCCGATGACCATGACGTCGTCCGCTCCGGGCTCCAAGCCATCCTGGGCGACCAGCCGGGCTGGGAGGTGGTCGCCGAGGCTGAGGACGGCCGGCAGGCGGTCGAGCTCGCGGCCGCGACGCAGCCGGACGTCGCCATCCTCGATTACCAGCTTCCCATCATGAACGGCGTCGAGGTGACCCGGCAGATCCGGGCCTTCCAGCCCCGGACGGAGGTGCTGATCTTCACGATGCACGGGAGCGAGCCGCTGATCCGGGAGCTGCTCGAGGCCGGGGCGCGAGGCTACCTGCTCAAGTCGGACGCGCGGCGGTTCCTCCTCCCGGCGGTCGAGACCCTCGCCCGACACCAGCCGTTCTTCACCGGCCGGGTCTCGGAGGCCCTGCTGGCGGCGTACCTCGCGAAGGCAGCCCCGCCGGGCGACGCGCTGTCACCCCGGGAACGCAGCGTGTTGCAACTCATCGCGGAAGGGCGCACGAACAAGGAAGTGGCGCAGCTTCTCGCCATCAACCTGAAGACCGCCGAGAGCCACCGCGCCGCCGCCATGCGCAAGGTCAACGCGCACTGCACCGCCGATGTCGTCCGTTACGCGATCCGCAACAAGCTCGTCGAGCTGTAG
- a CDS encoding Gmad2 immunoglobulin-like domain-containing protein, translating to MANEIQQPKPFDLVGNPVLIGGIGSGFEAILQYRVHDGHDERTGHFTVGGGTGEHGQFHLSIDVSGAVFQLDRLFVEVFEESAADGSEINKVIVPVIFGPNIVPGYVGFRLHTVQRGDTLAKIAHDHYSDPRRFQDIVRANPLVISDPDRIFPGQALKIPIGA from the coding sequence ATGGCGAACGAGATCCAGCAACCCAAGCCGTTCGACTTGGTGGGCAATCCTGTCCTGATCGGAGGCATTGGCTCAGGGTTTGAAGCCATTCTTCAATATCGCGTCCATGACGGTCATGACGAGCGCACAGGCCACTTCACGGTCGGTGGCGGGACCGGTGAGCACGGACAGTTCCACCTGTCAATTGACGTATCTGGAGCCGTCTTCCAGTTGGACCGTCTGTTCGTCGAGGTGTTCGAGGAGAGCGCAGCAGACGGCTCAGAAATCAACAAAGTGATTGTCCCCGTTATCTTCGGGCCTAATATCGTACCCGGGTACGTAGGCTTCCGTCTTCATACGGTCCAGCGCGGCGACACACTTGCGAAGATCGCGCACGACCACTACAGCGATCCCCGCCGTTTCCAGGACATTGTCAGGGCAAATCCACTGGTCATCAGTGATCCGGATCGGATCTTCCCTGGTCAGGCACTTAAGATACCAATCGGCGCGTAA
- the glsA gene encoding glutaminase A: MELLNPIVSPGTSYISTGRLPSAESVKRLVMEAHERFRSIDQGQVSQVYPALARVPSDLFGICVVGTDGGVFSVGDAEHEFTIMSVSKPFMFALICDLIGATGARERLGVNATGHSFNSLAGIERNPDGRTNPMVNAGAIATTSLVPGENMEAKWQFIHEGLSRFAGRELPLNEEVYASASETNFRNRSIAWMLESLGCIYCDPAEAVDLYTKQCSLNVSARDLAIMGATLADGGFNPVTREQLVGPDVCHYALAVMLTAGLYETSGDWLYEIGLPGKSGIGGGIVTVSPGKGGLGTFAPPLDEAGNSVRGQLAAQFLSQRLGLDLLVSTPET; encoded by the coding sequence ATGGAACTGCTGAACCCGATCGTGAGCCCCGGAACCTCATACATCTCGACCGGGCGGCTGCCGTCTGCAGAGTCCGTCAAGCGGCTGGTGATGGAAGCACACGAGCGATTCCGGTCCATTGACCAGGGACAGGTCTCGCAGGTCTATCCGGCGCTCGCCCGCGTGCCGAGCGACCTGTTCGGAATCTGCGTCGTGGGAACGGACGGTGGCGTGTTCTCGGTCGGAGACGCGGAGCACGAGTTCACCATCATGAGCGTCTCCAAGCCGTTCATGTTTGCGCTGATCTGCGACCTGATCGGCGCGACGGGAGCCCGCGAAAGGCTCGGCGTGAACGCCACGGGCCATTCGTTCAACTCGCTTGCGGGCATCGAACGAAATCCGGACGGTCGGACCAACCCGATGGTGAATGCGGGTGCGATCGCCACCACGAGCCTCGTGCCCGGCGAGAACATGGAAGCCAAGTGGCAGTTCATCCACGAGGGATTGTCCCGTTTCGCCGGACGCGAGCTGCCGCTCAACGAGGAGGTCTATGCGTCTGCCTCCGAGACGAACTTCCGCAACCGCAGTATCGCCTGGATGCTCGAGAGCCTCGGCTGCATCTACTGCGATCCCGCCGAGGCTGTCGATCTCTACACGAAGCAATGTTCGCTGAACGTGAGCGCCAGGGATCTTGCGATCATGGGAGCGACGCTCGCCGACGGCGGCTTCAATCCGGTCACCCGGGAGCAGTTGGTCGGTCCGGACGTCTGCCACTACGCCCTCGCCGTCATGCTGACGGCCGGGCTGTACGAGACCTCCGGCGACTGGCTCTACGAGATCGGCCTGCCGGGCAAGAGCGGCATCGGCGGCGGCATCGTCACGGTCTCCCCCGGCAAGGGCGGCCTGGGCACGTTCGCGCCACCGCTCGACGAGGCTGGCAACAGCGTCAGGGGGCAACTGGCGGCGCAGTTCCTGTCGCAGCGCCTGGGCCTGGATCTGCTCGTCTCGACGCCGGAGACATGA
- a CDS encoding MgtC/SapB family protein, which translates to MEPNLMAGSLAILSVTFNLALGLVLGASIGLERQWRQRHAGLATHALVAVGAAAFTSVPGLLPSVGDATRMGAQVVTGIGFLGAGLIMRDGLSVRGLSTAATVWATGAVGVLAGYGLRIEAAETAAFIIGANLLLSRAGSWIERLRPEPGIAERFYVIDLTCAARDEATVRTQLLQAVSARGLRLQGLESHTVEGSSRVEVEATVYTARQEDTLVERLVGELSLLPHIHATGWTSTAPPE; encoded by the coding sequence ATGGAACCCAATCTGATGGCCGGCAGTCTCGCCATCCTGTCGGTCACGTTCAACCTCGCGCTCGGCCTCGTCCTCGGCGCGTCGATCGGTCTCGAGCGGCAGTGGCGGCAACGCCACGCCGGGCTGGCCACCCATGCCCTGGTGGCAGTCGGAGCGGCCGCGTTCACATCCGTGCCGGGGCTGCTCCCCTCCGTCGGGGACGCGACCCGCATGGGCGCCCAGGTCGTCACGGGCATCGGCTTCCTCGGTGCCGGGCTCATCATGCGCGATGGCCTCAGCGTGCGCGGCCTCAGCACGGCCGCCACCGTCTGGGCGACCGGCGCCGTCGGGGTGCTGGCCGGCTATGGCCTGCGCATCGAAGCCGCGGAGACCGCTGCCTTCATCATCGGAGCCAACCTCCTGCTCTCACGTGCGGGCTCCTGGATCGAGCGCTTGCGGCCGGAACCCGGGATAGCCGAGCGGTTCTACGTGATCGACCTCACATGCGCGGCCAGGGACGAGGCGACCGTGCGCACCCAGCTCCTCCAGGCGGTGAGCGCCCGCGGGCTGCGGCTGCAAGGCCTCGAGAGCCACACCGTGGAAGGGTCGTCGCGGGTCGAGGTCGAGGCAACCGTCTACACGGCCCGCCAGGAGGACACCCTCGTGGAACGGCTCGTCGGCGAGCTCAGCCTGCTGCCGCACATCCACGCGACGGGCTGGACTTCCACGGCTCCCCCGGAGTGA
- a CDS encoding efflux RND transporter periplasmic adaptor subunit, with protein sequence MTAMTAPTSRLTAWLRSGPAMTAVILSGLAACGQAETPPPGVGRPVDVVSVEASKLANDIQLSGEIQAENNVALAFRIGGRVVERPVNVSDRIAAGQLIARLDPQTEQNALTAAKAALSAARGEVGTARNAFDRQEQLMAQGFTTRPRFDQALQARNAAESGLEDAEARVELARDRLGFTELRSSTAGVVTARSAEPGEVVQPGQAIVRLARDDGRDAVFNVPARFLEQQDEDPVIRVALADDRSVGAVGRVREIAAQADPVTRTFQVRVSLQDPPEAMRLGSTVIGTIELLSPAVIAVPASALTQAGQSPAMWIIDPATSTVSLRNVDILRFDADRVIVSQGLDPDDVVVTGGVQALHPGQRVAPLRARPATAREQRAGAMSRSN encoded by the coding sequence ATGACCGCTATGACCGCCCCGACCTCACGATTGACTGCATGGCTCCGATCAGGCCCGGCGATGACCGCCGTCATCCTTTCCGGACTGGCCGCATGCGGTCAGGCTGAAACGCCTCCGCCGGGTGTGGGGCGCCCTGTCGATGTCGTCTCGGTGGAGGCGAGCAAGCTGGCGAACGATATCCAGCTCTCGGGCGAGATCCAGGCGGAGAACAACGTCGCGCTTGCGTTCCGCATCGGTGGCCGCGTCGTGGAGCGCCCCGTGAATGTCAGCGACCGGATCGCGGCCGGGCAGCTCATTGCCCGGCTGGACCCGCAAACCGAACAAAACGCCCTTACTGCCGCGAAGGCGGCCCTGTCGGCCGCGCGAGGCGAGGTAGGTACGGCCCGCAATGCCTTCGACCGCCAGGAACAGCTCATGGCGCAGGGTTTCACGACCCGGCCGCGCTTCGACCAGGCCTTGCAGGCCAGGAATGCCGCCGAATCCGGCCTCGAGGACGCCGAGGCACGTGTCGAACTGGCGCGCGATCGCCTCGGCTTCACGGAGCTTCGATCCAGCACTGCCGGCGTGGTGACGGCCCGAAGCGCCGAGCCCGGCGAAGTCGTGCAGCCGGGCCAGGCCATCGTGCGACTGGCCCGCGACGACGGACGCGATGCCGTCTTCAACGTCCCCGCGCGTTTCCTCGAGCAGCAGGACGAGGATCCGGTCATCCGCGTTGCCCTTGCCGATGACCGTTCCGTCGGCGCCGTCGGGCGCGTCCGCGAGATCGCCGCGCAGGCGGACCCTGTGACCCGCACGTTCCAGGTCCGGGTCAGCCTGCAAGATCCTCCGGAGGCCATGCGGCTGGGATCAACTGTCATCGGCACGATCGAACTGCTCTCTCCGGCGGTCATCGCGGTTCCGGCCAGCGCTCTCACACAGGCCGGGCAATCGCCGGCCATGTGGATCATCGATCCCGCGACGTCGACCGTTTCCCTGCGGAATGTCGACATCCTGCGCTTCGATGCCGACCGGGTGATCGTCTCGCAGGGGCTCGATCCGGACGATGTCGTCGTCACCGGCGGTGTCCAGGCCCTTCACCCGGGCCAGCGGGTGGCTCCCCTCAGGGCGCGGCCGGCGACTGCCCGTGAACAGAGAGCCGGCGCAATGTCCCGCTCCAATTGA
- a CDS encoding patatin-like phospholipase family protein: MTLLRPAACRPGTFLPVLFAWVRRACHPIAAATLGMALAACGTPPRVPFTAEQQVEANVPGFRNVRFWADSQTVAREAARFSQQQPGEFSYLALSGGGGDGAFGAGLLNGWTQAGGRPAFTVVSGVSTGALMAPFAFLGPAYDGTLREIYTGGFGITLIDSPSLINAVFGSGVFDGNRLRSLVRKFVTDRVVAQIADEHRRGRRLLMLTTNLDAQRPVIWNMGAIAASGSPDAADMFRSVMTASASIPGVFAPTLIPAESNGYVFSEMHVDGGVTANVFILPQDILLRSPRLLAGRQANFYVIMNGKIEPSFDVVRNRTTDIAGRAISTMTQVQSRATLQAVHAFARRNGIGFHLAFIPEDVPDGGSMGFDTGYMRGIYAHGYERALSGSIWSTSPPGVPAHAVQVTTTVNRADRR; this comes from the coding sequence ATGACCCTCCTCCGACCTGCTGCCTGTCGGCCCGGCACCTTCCTCCCTGTTCTCTTCGCGTGGGTGCGGCGGGCGTGCCACCCGATCGCCGCGGCAACCCTCGGCATGGCCTTGGCCGCTTGCGGGACCCCGCCGCGGGTTCCCTTCACGGCGGAACAGCAGGTGGAGGCTAATGTTCCCGGCTTCCGGAATGTGCGGTTCTGGGCCGATTCCCAAACCGTGGCGCGCGAGGCGGCACGTTTCTCGCAGCAGCAACCGGGCGAGTTCAGCTATCTCGCCCTGTCGGGCGGCGGCGGGGACGGCGCCTTCGGGGCTGGATTGCTGAACGGCTGGACCCAGGCCGGCGGCCGGCCCGCCTTCACGGTCGTGTCCGGCGTCAGCACGGGCGCGCTCATGGCGCCGTTTGCCTTCCTCGGGCCAGCCTACGATGGAACCTTGCGCGAGATCTACACGGGTGGCTTCGGCATTACCCTCATCGACTCCCCAAGCCTGATCAACGCCGTCTTCGGATCGGGCGTGTTCGATGGCAATCGCCTGCGCTCCCTCGTCCGGAAGTTCGTGACGGACCGTGTGGTCGCGCAAATCGCGGACGAGCATCGCAGGGGCCGCCGTCTGCTCATGCTCACCACCAATCTCGACGCACAGCGCCCCGTGATCTGGAACATGGGCGCCATCGCGGCCAGCGGCTCGCCTGATGCGGCAGATATGTTCCGCTCGGTGATGACCGCTTCGGCCAGCATCCCCGGCGTGTTTGCCCCGACCCTGATCCCGGCGGAAAGCAACGGCTACGTGTTCAGCGAGATGCATGTCGACGGCGGCGTGACGGCGAACGTGTTCATCCTGCCGCAGGACATCCTGCTGCGGAGCCCGCGCCTGCTGGCGGGACGCCAAGCCAACTTCTACGTGATCATGAACGGCAAGATCGAGCCGTCCTTCGATGTGGTCCGCAACCGCACGACGGACATAGCCGGCCGGGCCATCTCGACGATGACGCAGGTCCAGTCGCGGGCGACGCTCCAGGCCGTCCATGCCTTCGCCCGCCGCAACGGCATCGGGTTTCATCTCGCCTTCATCCCGGAGGACGTCCCGGACGGCGGGTCCATGGGCTTCGATACCGGCTACATGCGCGGCATCTATGCGCATGGCTATGAGCGGGCACTGTCGGGAAGTATCTGGAGCACGAGCCCGCCGGGAGTGCCTGCCCACGCCGTCCAGGTCACCACGACGGTCAATCGGGCAGACCGCCGCTGA